From the genome of Pseudomonas sp. AB6, one region includes:
- the cobG gene encoding precorrin-3B synthase: MNQPTSASPLRPSACPGLLRIVPALDGGICRIKLAGGSITSIQAAAVAEAAQRYAGGVIEATNRANLQIRGIGAEQDALIAILLSAGLGPNNPASDDVRNLMLSPTAGIDPQQLFDSRPLAAQILGTLENEPRFHDLSPKFALSLDAGEALVMREHPHDLWLSALEVDGEVLLAFGLAGCPGHDAPLAAVALAEGHALVIAVLDAFLESARPEQTRMRHLLAAMPIEEFLQAVGRRLIGPLRRQACSHRALELPNPVGPGLPANALGVYQQSVAGRVAVGAAVPLGRLDASMLRAVAQLAAQWGDGTLRLTPWQSVLLPNVCGEHASTVMAGLHAAGLICNREQPLANIIACTGSAGCVKGLADTKTDAFKLAVLLEHHGLNLPVHLTACSRSCAAAHIAPMTLLATRAGHYDLYFRDTQQPGFGALRARDLTIEAVGALFAADSRSSTDD, translated from the coding sequence TTGAACCAGCCGACGTCCGCATCGCCTTTACGCCCCTCGGCTTGCCCGGGGTTGTTGCGTATCGTCCCGGCGCTGGACGGCGGTATCTGCCGTATCAAGTTGGCCGGCGGTTCTATCACTTCGATTCAGGCCGCCGCCGTGGCTGAAGCGGCGCAGCGTTACGCTGGGGGGGTGATTGAGGCGACAAATCGGGCCAACCTGCAGATTCGCGGCATTGGTGCCGAACAGGACGCTTTGATTGCGATTCTGTTGAGCGCCGGTCTTGGGCCGAATAACCCGGCGAGCGACGACGTGCGTAACCTGATGCTGAGCCCGACGGCCGGAATTGACCCGCAGCAGTTGTTCGACAGCCGACCGTTGGCTGCGCAGATTCTCGGTACCTTGGAGAACGAGCCTCGTTTTCATGACCTGTCGCCCAAATTCGCCCTCTCCCTGGACGCAGGCGAAGCGCTGGTGATGCGTGAACACCCCCATGATCTGTGGTTGTCGGCGCTGGAAGTCGACGGGGAAGTCCTGTTGGCGTTCGGGTTGGCGGGGTGTCCTGGGCATGATGCACCGCTTGCTGCGGTGGCGTTAGCCGAGGGGCATGCGCTGGTGATTGCGGTGCTGGACGCGTTTCTTGAATCGGCGCGGCCGGAGCAAACACGGATGCGCCATCTGCTGGCAGCGATGCCGATTGAGGAATTTCTTCAAGCCGTAGGGCGGCGGTTAATCGGTCCTCTTCGCAGGCAAGCCTGCTCCCACAGAGCCTTGGAACTCCCAAACCCTGTGGGACCAGGTTTGCCTGCGAACGCGTTGGGTGTGTATCAGCAATCGGTGGCTGGGCGTGTTGCGGTCGGCGCCGCTGTGCCATTGGGACGGCTCGATGCCTCGATGCTGCGCGCCGTTGCCCAATTGGCCGCGCAATGGGGCGACGGGACGTTGCGTCTGACGCCGTGGCAAAGCGTTTTGCTGCCCAATGTGTGCGGCGAACACGCTTCAACGGTCATGGCCGGCCTGCACGCGGCGGGCTTGATCTGCAACCGCGAACAGCCGTTGGCAAACATCATCGCCTGCACCGGCTCAGCTGGCTGCGTCAAAGGCTTGGCCGACACCAAAACCGACGCCTTTAAGCTGGCGGTTTTGTTGGAGCATCATGGCTTGAACCTGCCGGTACACCTGACGGCCTGCTCACGCAGCTGCGCCGCCGCGCATATCGCCCCGATGACCTTGCTGGCGACCCGCGCCGGACATTACGACCTTTATTTTCGCGACACGCAGCAGCCGGGTTTCGGCGCATTGCGGGCGCGTGACCTCACTATAGAAGCAGTCGGCGCGTTATTCGCTGCCGACTCACGGAGCAGTACTGATGATTGA
- a CDS encoding precorrin-8X methylmutase, giving the protein MIDYIRDGQEIYRNSFAIIRAEARLDKIPADLEKLAVRVIHACGMVEVIEDLRYSPGAGTAGRNALAAGAPILCDARMVSEGVTRTRLPANNQVICTLKDDGVPELARELGNTRSAAALELWRPYLEGAVVVIGNAPTALFYLLEMLDAGAPKPALILGFPVGFVGAAESKAMLAANSRGVPFVIMQGRRGGSAMAAAAVNALATEIE; this is encoded by the coding sequence ATGATTGATTACATCCGCGACGGCCAGGAGATTTATCGCAACTCCTTCGCGATCATTCGTGCCGAGGCCCGGCTCGACAAGATCCCGGCCGACCTGGAAAAACTCGCCGTGCGGGTGATTCATGCCTGTGGAATGGTTGAGGTTATCGAAGACCTGCGCTATTCCCCCGGCGCCGGTACTGCTGGCCGCAATGCCTTGGCCGCTGGCGCGCCGATTCTCTGTGACGCCCGTATGGTGTCCGAAGGCGTAACCCGCACGCGCCTGCCTGCCAACAATCAGGTGATCTGCACCCTCAAGGACGACGGCGTCCCGGAGCTGGCTCGCGAATTGGGTAATACCCGCTCTGCCGCCGCACTGGAGCTGTGGCGTCCGTATCTGGAAGGCGCGGTGGTGGTGATTGGCAACGCACCGACTGCGTTGTTCTACCTGCTGGAAATGCTCGATGCCGGTGCGCCAAAACCGGCGTTGATCCTCGGTTTTCCGGTAGGTTTCGTTGGCGCGGCCGAGTCCAAGGCGATGCTCGCGGCCAACAGCCGGGGCGTGCCGTTTGTGATCATGCAGGGTCGTCGCGGAGGTAGCGCGATGGCGGCCGCTGCGGTCAACGCCTTGGCCACGGAGATCGAATGA
- a CDS encoding precorrin-2 C(20)-methyltransferase, with product MQQPGRLIGLGVGPGDPELITVKALRLLRESPVVAYFVAKGKKGNAFGIIEAHLQHAQTLMPLVYPVTTEALPAPLSYEQVISDFYDEASEALAAHLDAGRDVAVICEGDPFFYGSYMYLHDRLAERYEAEVVPGVCSMLGGASVLGAPLVYRNQSLSVLSGVLPHDELKRRLADADAAVIMKLGRNFTKVRQVLEELGMAERALYVERATMSNQKIVPLDQVEPMSSPYFSLIIVPGERWQG from the coding sequence ATGCAGCAACCCGGTCGTTTGATTGGTCTGGGAGTCGGCCCAGGTGATCCCGAGCTGATAACCGTTAAGGCCCTGCGTCTGCTTCGCGAATCCCCTGTGGTTGCCTACTTCGTCGCCAAGGGTAAGAAAGGCAACGCGTTCGGCATCATCGAGGCGCACCTGCAACACGCGCAAACCTTGATGCCGTTGGTCTACCCAGTCACCACCGAAGCATTGCCAGCGCCGTTGTCCTATGAGCAAGTCATCAGCGACTTCTACGACGAGGCCAGCGAAGCCTTGGCGGCGCATCTGGATGCCGGACGCGATGTGGCGGTGATCTGCGAAGGCGATCCGTTTTTCTATGGTTCTTATATGTACCTGCACGACCGTCTTGCTGAACGCTATGAAGCCGAAGTGGTGCCCGGTGTTTGCTCGATGCTGGGCGGCGCTTCGGTGCTGGGCGCGCCGCTGGTCTATCGCAACCAAAGCTTGTCGGTGTTATCCGGCGTGCTGCCCCACGATGAACTCAAGCGGCGTCTGGCGGATGCCGATGCGGCGGTGATCATGAAGCTGGGCCGCAACTTCACTAAGGTCCGCCAGGTTTTGGAAGAGCTGGGCATGGCCGAGCGCGCTTTGTATGTTGAGCGCGCGACCATGTCCAACCAGAAAATCGTTCCGTTGGATCAGGTCGAACCCATGTCGTCGCCGTACTTTTCGCTGATTATTGTTCCCGGCGAACGGTGGCAAGGCTGA
- the cobJ gene encoding precorrin-3B C(17)-methyltransferase, whose product MTAHAPAIVILGNGSLDTARRIQRLYPNSLIHGLASRVDGADLTYIEFGSTLRQLYQQGTPIIALCAAGIVIRTLAPLLLEKGAEPPVLAVAEDGSAVVPLLGGLGGVNIMAREIAKGLNVAAAITTSGELRFGTCLLNPPSGYALADLELGKRFVSDLLCGERVRIEGSAPWLADAQLPEDAQARLAIHVSSAEREPSANELLIYPRSVLVAVSASLPELASSVRAALHQAGLALQSLACLLASDTEMANPQLHQAATELNVPLRFVAAQASVCALAEHAVPQVLAPICVGDSIAIAAAAKPLGVLNIGRGRGRLAVIGLGPGAAELMVPAVKAELARATDILGYETYVRMAGPFRADQVQHCTDNREEMQRARHAFELAAQGRSVVVVSSGDPGVFAMASAVLEALHESTNPEWHRVDLEILPGVSASLATAAQAGAPLGHDFCVMSLSDNLKPWDVIEKRLELASQADLALAFYNPISRSRPWQLGRALEIVRQHRTPDTPVTLGRDIGRPGQTLRVIALGELTPDQVDMRTMVLIGSSTTCIFPRADGGKWVYTPRWYGKKPVA is encoded by the coding sequence ATGACTGCTCATGCACCGGCCATTGTGATTCTGGGCAACGGCAGCCTCGACACCGCGCGCCGCATTCAACGGCTGTACCCGAATTCGTTGATTCATGGTCTTGCAAGCCGGGTCGATGGCGCGGACCTCACCTACATCGAATTTGGCAGCACCCTGCGCCAGCTCTATCAACAGGGCACGCCGATCATTGCTTTGTGCGCCGCCGGGATCGTGATTCGTACCTTGGCGCCGCTGTTGCTGGAAAAGGGCGCCGAGCCGCCGGTGTTGGCCGTGGCCGAAGACGGCAGCGCGGTCGTGCCTTTATTGGGCGGTCTGGGCGGCGTGAACATCATGGCTCGGGAGATTGCAAAAGGGCTGAACGTGGCTGCGGCGATTACTACCAGCGGCGAACTGCGTTTTGGCACCTGCCTGCTGAATCCGCCCAGTGGCTATGCCTTGGCTGATCTTGAGTTGGGTAAGCGCTTTGTCTCGGATTTGCTTTGCGGCGAACGCGTGCGTATCGAGGGTTCTGCACCGTGGTTGGCTGACGCGCAGTTGCCCGAAGACGCCCAAGCGCGACTGGCTATTCATGTGAGTAGCGCTGAGCGTGAACCGTCGGCCAATGAATTATTGATTTACCCACGCAGCGTGTTGGTGGCGGTAAGTGCATCGCTGCCCGAATTAGCGTCCAGCGTTCGCGCTGCCTTGCATCAGGCTGGCCTCGCCCTTCAGTCGTTGGCCTGTTTGCTGGCTAGCGATACGGAGATGGCCAATCCTCAATTACATCAAGCCGCGACTGAGCTGAATGTGCCGTTGCGATTTGTCGCTGCGCAGGCATCGGTTTGCGCGTTGGCAGAACACGCGGTGCCGCAGGTGTTGGCGCCGATTTGCGTCGGTGACAGCATCGCTATCGCGGCGGCTGCGAAGCCGTTAGGCGTGCTAAACATCGGTCGTGGGCGCGGTCGTTTGGCGGTGATCGGCCTCGGTCCCGGTGCGGCAGAATTGATGGTGCCAGCGGTTAAGGCTGAACTGGCGCGGGCCACCGATATTCTCGGTTATGAAACTTACGTGCGCATGGCCGGGCCATTTCGCGCCGATCAGGTGCAGCACTGCACGGACAACCGCGAAGAAATGCAACGCGCCCGGCATGCTTTTGAACTGGCCGCGCAAGGGCGTTCGGTTGTCGTGGTGTCGTCCGGCGATCCAGGCGTATTTGCCATGGCGTCAGCGGTGCTTGAAGCGCTGCATGAGTCAACCAACCCCGAGTGGCACAGGGTTGATCTGGAAATTTTGCCGGGGGTTTCCGCATCCTTGGCGACCGCCGCGCAAGCCGGTGCGCCGCTGGGGCATGACTTCTGCGTGATGTCGCTGTCGGACAACCTCAAACCGTGGGACGTGATTGAAAAACGTCTGGAGCTGGCTTCCCAAGCTGACTTGGCTTTGGCGTTCTACAACCCGATATCTCGATCCCGACCTTGGCAACTCGGCCGCGCACTGGAAATCGTCCGCCAACATCGCACGCCGGACACCCCCGTGACCTTGGGCCGCGACATTGGGCGGCCAGGGCAAACGCTGCGGGTGATTGCATTGGGTGAGCTGACGCCAGATCAGGTAGACATGCGCACCATGGTGTTGATCGGCTCATCCACAACCTGCATCTTTCCCCGCGCAGATGGCGGTAAGTGGGTGTACACGCCGCGCTGGTATGGGAAAAAGCCGGTGGCATGA
- a CDS encoding MarC family protein — translation MLHVLFSVYLKMLVLYSPFFVLSCFISLTRGYSSKERRRLAWKVALATLMSSVLLYLFGRLIFSVFGITVDAFRIGAGSVLFISALGMAQGKSAVQTDNVQQDVTIVPLTIPLTVGPGTIGALLVMGVSQPHWDDKLTAILSIALASLTVGIVLYLSNRIENILGDQGLQIVSRLMGLFVCALAAQIIFTGVRGYLLP, via the coding sequence ATGCTTCACGTGTTGTTCAGCGTTTATCTGAAGATGTTAGTGCTCTATAGCCCGTTCTTCGTTCTGTCGTGCTTCATCAGCCTCACGCGTGGTTACTCCAGCAAGGAGCGTCGTCGCCTTGCGTGGAAAGTCGCGCTGGCCACCTTGATGTCAAGCGTGCTGCTGTACCTGTTCGGACGATTGATTTTCTCGGTATTCGGTATCACCGTCGATGCCTTCCGCATCGGTGCAGGCAGTGTCTTGTTCATTTCGGCGCTCGGAATGGCTCAAGGTAAATCTGCTGTGCAAACTGACAATGTTCAGCAGGACGTCACTATTGTCCCGCTGACCATTCCGCTGACCGTCGGACCGGGCACCATCGGCGCATTGTTGGTCATGGGCGTCAGCCAACCCCACTGGGATGACAAACTCACGGCCATCCTCAGCATTGCCCTCGCCAGTTTGACCGTCGGCATCGTGCTGTATCTATCGAATCGCATCGAGAACATTCTGGGCGATCAGGGCCTGCAGATCGTCAGTCGGCTGATGGGATTGTTTGTGTGTGCGTTGGCAGCGCAAATTATCTTTACCGGGGTCAGAGGATATTTATTGCCTTAG